Below is a window of Narcine bancroftii isolate sNarBan1 chromosome 13, sNarBan1.hap1, whole genome shotgun sequence DNA.
GGGGATGGAGTTGAGGAGTCGAGGGGCTGTGTTacaactctgcaaatctctgatgagatgacacttggaatgttgtgttcacTCCTGTTAcgagcagactttcgtgttttaccctTTAGGCATGAGGGAGCTGGTTAGAGGTGGGAGGGTATTTACTCCACTACAGTGGAGCTGAACATACAGGTTTTCTAGTGTACAATGAGTCGAGTTATTTTTGCCattccaattagtggtaattctactgtACCCACAGGTCAGAGGgacctcggggttgtatgtgaggccctccatgtactctgacaataaatctgatgagAGGATCGTGAGTCCGATAGGTGCTGGTCTTGAGGTGTCTGTACCTCCTGCCCGAAGGGAAGAGTGAGGAAAGGTGACCAGGATGGGGGAGGCCTGACCTGCAAGCAACAcagttttagtttaacttggggATCATGTTTGTTCTCTTCTCTGTTCTACTTAAGAGGCCAGGGATCATAGATTTAACCATAGAAGCAAAGACATTAGGAGCAGAAGGAGACCAATCAGCCCATTGGGTCTGCTATACCATTCAATACAATCGTGGCTGATCTTCCCCTCCTCATTCACTATCGCCTCATCTCCCAGACCTCTACTTCCCTCGGGAGTCTgcgtatgacaccagaaaccctggcaaatttctacagaggcctgggtggaaagtgcactgaccggctgcatcatgaccTGTTGTGGGGACACCAACGCCCCTGAGTGAAAAACCCTCCTAAAGGTAGCGGACACAGTCCTCCCCACCaccgagaacatcgacagggaacgctgccgttggagagcagcagcaatcatcaacatccctcaccacccagcagacGCTCTGTTCTCGCCGCTCCCCTCGGGAAAGAGGTGTAAGACTCgcacgaccaggttcaggaagagctgctacccctccaccatactcaacaataaactcaatcagaaactcatttaaggactcttgcactttattgattaaaaaaaatctttgtattgcacaattgtttacatttccttattgGTTTACATGTGAatgctatgtacagtttattttgccctaccaataagtggtaattctgcctcgcccgcaggaaaaagaatctcagggctgtatgtgatgtcacgtatgttctCTGACGATAAAttggaaatctgaatctgaacctcTTTAAAACCAAGAAATACACcaagcaagttcaagtttattatacaTTTATAACCTCCTTGTATCTATACAACCCGATGGAGCACCATTTCTCTGGATgaataaatctatttatttattgaatAAGTGTAATGAATTGgccactgccttctgtgacagaCAACTCCTTGTGAGTGAAGGTTATTGTCCTGGAAGACagggagggagtgagatcagGGACGGTGGAAATAATCGACGAGGTTAAAAATCCCCTTGAAACGCCTTTGACATGAAGTCACGCACAGCAAGATCTCACACACCGCGGCACCTCAAGGCTTAACCCTCTCGTCTCtatcccgcccccccccacccccccccccccccaatttcggAGCCTCCCCAGAATTAATCCCTCTGCCTTCAGCGGCCTGGGCTCTGAGCTACCCCTGAAACCTCGGCATAAACAGGCGTGCAGGGTACCTGCTCCAGAGTGTGCAgcccctctctttctcctcccacTAGGTTCTGTTGCCTTGCCGATATTCTTTCCTGGAATTGAAATCTTTCCGTCCCCTGGCTAAATACCTGCAGGTCGCGGCACAGTTAAGGATTAACACAGTAGAAATCGCAACGAATACACATGTCCAACCCTTCAGGGACTCTGGTGAGCTAGAAACCTAGATACAGACCATTTCACAGTTTATTTTTACCCACAAATTTTTTAATAAAAGCCACTTATTCAATTAATTCACCACCACGAATGCATCGCAAATCTCAAGCTGAATGTGGCGATTGGATTGGTGGGGGTTAGATTGATGGAGGGGGGCTGTTGGTGGGGAGGAGGAATTGGGAAGGAAGAGGTGAGGTCGGGGAGGGAGGTAAATGTGAGTAGATGCATGAGGTTGTAGCAGAGAGCGGTTATGATTTTAATCTTCCGCTTGTGGTCTGAGAGGGATAGATCAGTGTGTTTAAATGTAGTCGTCACTGCAAAGAATTGAAAAGGCATTTCATGCAAAGTCAGGGAGTGTGAATGATCGGAATGTCACCGGCACACAGTGCTCTGGTTGGGCTGCCTCTCGAAGAACAGTTCCCCGTTCTTGACGAAGGGATGCACAgggaagaaggccattcagcccatcgactcCACAACGGGCAATCCACTTCGCCCCCATTCCTTTACTCCTTCTTGTCAGTCGCCCGACGAATTACTTTCCTTCAATTCCCTTTCATCGATCCAGTAGGGAAGTGTGCCCACACTTTGGGGAAAGTCGCCGCGGCTTCACGAACCGACCCAGCCACACATTGTGGAAGAGACCCACCCAGCCCCAGGGCGGACTCCAGCAGAGGCCAAGGTTAACCCAGCCGCGCCACAGTGCCGTCTTGGGAGATTACATTttgaaggggtgggggaaggattgCGTGCGCTGCTTTTCAAGAGGACGGGATGGCGGGTTTTCAGTGTGTCAAGGGGATTTTGCACAGATCAGACAGAGAGAAACCATTTCTTCTGGTGCATGGGGGAAGGGTGGAAGCAGGATCTTTGAATCTGAACTTGGCTTCTTGAGGTCGACGTCAGGAACTATCTCCCCTCCTAAAAAAGCTGCCGAGTCTGTTTCGCATAACAGCTGGCACGGTTAGGCGTGCTGAAGAGAGCCCCGGgactttgtaccttctccctgtgtccgcgCGGGTTAtccccggaggggggggggggggtttggtcaACGCTGGAAGTGGCCACCTCAAGTTTCTAGTTCTTCAAGGCCTTCAAAGTAAACCAGTGTGATTGGCGAGCTGCAGTGTGCCCGGACCAACTTTCCATCTGCTTTCTCGTCAGTCCAGAGTACTTTCTTTGAACTCTCTCCTCCTGTCTGAGGGATCCATGGAATAGAGCAACGTTCTGCAAAAACGCGCCCCCCTCTCACAGCTGTGGACGCAAGCTCTTCATTCCTCTTCCGATCCCAAAATTAGACATGGAAACCCGCACGTTACTGAGGAAGCGCTCTTGGAGCCACCGCCATTCTGATGATGTACCAGATCCAAGTGAAGGTTACAAAGTCCTTGAAGATTAGAAGAGTTCTTCAAATGTCCTGGGGAAAAAATAGTAGCTGGTGCATTTTGCGTTCCAATGGACTGCCGTGGTTTCTACGTTAAAGCGGGTCAAAAGTCACCGACTGGCTCGAAAGCTTCTTGGGATATCTTGCGGTGCAACGTGAAAGGGAGGTTTCACCTTCTCAGGCATTCCTTTGAGTTGTGTGAGGTGGAGAGAACAtacactcccactgaccttgtTCTAGTTGGTGTTAGTTTCCCAGAGTTAACCATATCTGTTTATTCTGGGTTAACCTCAACCCTCTTCCCTTGACCACCCCACTCCCAGCCACCCATCCTCACTCCCCTGCCTGCCTGCCTCTCCCCCAATCTGTGATTGACACTCTGGGCTGGAGGGCGGCGGCTCACACTCAGTTCCAAGAATCAGCAGCTGTTGGTTTACACCATGATGTGAGGGCAGGGATCTCACTGAAGCTCAGTATAATCAGCACCAAACACCTCCTGTATCTGAGACAGGCAGAGCGTCTGGCTCTGGAAACACGGTGACACGTGCATACGACAGACACACAGTCACCATCAACACCACTCtggcgcgcgcgcgcgcgcgcacacacacacacacacacacacacacacacacacacacacacacacacacacacacatagacacacactcacccacacacactagACACACACACtagacacacactcacccacacacacacatagacacacacacacatagacacacactcactcatatgAACACGAGCATACATGCAtggacacacatacactcacGTGAACACACACCCACaagcatgcacacacactcaaacacacatacacccacacacccacggatgtacacatacacacacacgtgcatacatacacacaagcaTACGCacacaaacataacacacataggtGCATAGCCAAACACAGGCACAGAAAGATGTGCGCACACACAGAGACCCACACCCACGCATgaatacatacacatgcacacacaacatAAACATAAGCttgcacatacacagacacacacacatgcactcacatacaccccacacacatacatatacacacacacacactgaacatgcacacacacacccatacccacacacacataaacttgcacacatacacatacaagcATCCACATGGCAcagacacattctcacacacacccacacccatccctcatatgcacacatacgcacacatatacacagaccCCCCACACTCatgaacacatacacatgcagacacactttcacacacccacacacgcgtGTACAGACacccacacgcatgcacacatgcAGCACATACACATAAAACATATACTCATAGATATAAGCgcacacacaccccaccacacATGAAtgtacacattcacacacacatacgcacacacaaaaTGCAACAAAATAGATGCCCAACGAGCAATTAACATACTTAAATAAACGGTCCCAGATGTAGAGCCCTCCCACAAGTTACAAGCAATGTCATATTTGAATGCAGAAAGCAGCCCAAGGCACTTGGCACAGGTGTAGAGAATAAATGGAAGCCAGGCAGGTTATGGAGCAGTGAGCGGAGGAGAAGGAGACGTGGAGCAGGGATTGCTGAGGGCACTTTGTCTGGTGAAAAGAGTAAAACGGCGATTGAGATGGTGCTCAGAATCGGAGACAATTAGTATTGAGGAAGGAAGAAAATCATGAGATGGAAAAGATAAAAGAGAAgtggaagaggagagagaaaggagaggtaGAGAGACCTGCtacacagacgtgctggagaaactcggcaggttctGCACCTTCTCTAGGAAATAAAAGGGTAACTGACTTTTCGGTCCTGAGCCCCTTGTCAAGGTACGAGGTAAAAGAGCAGCTCGGCACCTGAATAAAGTTCACCCAGGATGTGGCTTTGCTGGAATTCATTTCCCAGCTCGAGCTGCCCTGGAAGAGGCTTCTCTGCCCAGCGGGTCGATAAATCGGGGACTCGCTCACCCATTTCAGAAGGCATTGGAGAATCAAACACGCGCAAACGGTTCACTCCGACCCTTTGGGGAAGGACACCTGCCCATCCTGAACCAGTGTAGGACTCAAACCCTTCTTTCCCAATGGGATTGATCCTCATCTGCCCTCCAGAAGGAGGGGGGTGGTCATTGAGCCCAAGGCTGCCACAGATTTACCGCTTGAGCACGAGTCAATGGTCACTCAGAGCGCAAAGAGAAGGAAGGCGCTTCAACCAATTCTATCGGACTCAACGTTGAGTTGGTTCAAGCTCGACCACCATAGCCGATGAGCAGAATAGGGTTGGGCCGTCCTAGTCCTCTCACCCCTCTGCTCTCCCTCAGTCAGACATAGATGGCTCCTATGAATACAATCgggattaatgaaaaaaaaatcacaaaaagcttcTTATAAAAGATTTTATTTGAATGTCTCAGGTTTTTAACAgtctgcaaacaaaaaaaaaaggaattgtaACAATTGGGATAAATCAATGGATTTGATTTCTCCCTATGAAATGAATCGATAATTACAAGTTAAGCGGTCTGGTCCTTTTACCTTTTTAACTGTAAATCTCCCTCGGTcaaaaaagaaagtcgacttttCCATTAAAAGTTCTGCTGTCAAATTTATTTCTCCCACTgagaattttgattttttttaagacgTCCTCCTCTGGTTCTACTTTCCAGCCACATCAATTTTCTTACCGTCTTCCTCGGTGGGCCACCAGGAATCCCCCCCGTTCGTCGGGccttatttttaaatgttctaCCGTGGCCCTTTGCAATGTTAAATTTTGTTTCTAGAAAATGTCTAGAAACCCTAGAAAATGTTTTTTGTTTgttccccctttttttttttgaaaaaaaaatgaaagctgtTTTTTTAGgtaaattttgtttatttttaaaatttttttatttttttttaaatctggcgtGAAATGTATGGAATGACACAGTTACCACACTCGCACAATAGATATTCCTGATTTAAAGAGGTCACTGGTGCCAACTCTCCCTCATCCCGCCCGTCGCCCCAAACTCACTTCAAGTGAAAAACTTTCCGAAATTGGAATAGTTTCTCCAGCGTTCACATTTCTGTCTGGAGATAAAAACGTCGTTCCCTCATTGAacaatcccccctcccctcccccaccccccactccctccctcgaCTGGAAATTCGTGCTCTCTGTACAGTaatcaatttaaaatgtttaccTTTTGGTTTAaaatgagaatttaaaaaaaatcttgatttgAGTTGGTTGGAAGAGAGGAGTTGGTTCTCATCCAATGCATGCAAATTTCTCCAATCCACAACTCTCTTGTCGAATgtcttttaaaagaatatatcatttcttttgcttttctctctctctttcccttttggTATGTGGTTGTTCTGGTCAGCAGTTGAGCAAGTTAAAAACGGTTCTTTCCTTGTTGGCCGCTTTCCACGTCCTCTGCTCCACTGGCCCTTTGGGTCACAAGTGAAGGATGAATTGCCATTTTCGTGTTTGCTTTTTAATATTGTAAAAACTTCCTTTTTTAAAGCTTCTTCAGCTCAGACAAGGGAGGCGAAGTCCCTTTCGTTTTGTCAGCCCTCCCGGTGAGGTTATAaggcaggtggggtgggggtggattggGTGGAATGGAAGCATTTCAACAATAAAGAGCGCTTAAAACATTTAGTCAAGGAAATAAATACTCCCTCGTCCTCTCGCTTTCCTCTTCCATCCATTCTCTGGTAGGAGTTCTGGCCCAATATCTTTAGCCCCTCAGCTTTcggttttaaaatctttttttttgttttgacaaactttttgcatttttttttgcaatggaatTCGGGTTTCATGCAATAACttttaatgttttcattaatcctttttgtaaattattaatttttccttttgaattctgttccccccccccccctctctctctctctccctcttcttgcCATTCAACTCTTTTATACAGGCGTTGTTCTCCGGTTGACCGTGTTGCTGTGCAAGGAATCCTTAATGTCTTTCTGGATGCAGTTGTGGACCTGGAGGAAATTGTGGTCTCGCTCGGAGTTGTAAGTGGCGGTCGAGGTGGTGGTCTTCAAGGGGTCTCGCGTGAGGGTGTACATAGATATCTCAGTCGACGGCAACGTGTTAAAGCCTTTCAGGCCGACGGGCGACGGGTCCCTAGAGTGCGAGGGCTCCGTGGATCGGGAGCTCGATCGGCTGCGCCGTCTGTAGCGGTACCGGTAACTGGGGATCCGAGTGATAGCGGAGGACTGGAGGTAATCTGTGGATCTTGTCCCCGCCCGTATCTGTTTGTGTCTGTCAATGAACATGTGAACTGCGAGTACGCCCACCATCTCAGCAATGATGAAGGAGAGGGCTCCAAAATAAAAAGACCACCCGTAGGAATAACTGTTCTTTTTGGAATCGCTCTTTGCTGGGTCTCCTGCGTTGGCTGATATGTACACGATGATTCCGATAATGTTACTCAAACCTGAGGGAGGATATCAGAAAATACAAGGACACTGGTTATTAACACCCACACGAAGAGCCATTACATTTCCGAGGCTGCGGGGAAGGGGGCCGGTGTCCGCATCCACCCTGTGGCCA
It encodes the following:
- the LOC138747974 gene encoding voltage-dependent calcium channel gamma-2 subunit, with product MGLFDRGVQMLLTTVGAFAAFSLMTIAVGTDYWLYSRGVCKSKSVSENETSKKNEEVMTHSGLWRTCCLEGNFKGLCKQIDHFPEDADYEADAAEYFLRAVRASSIFPILSVILLFMGGLCIAASEFYKTRHNIILSAGIFFVSAGLSNIIGIIVYISANAGDPAKSDSKKNSYSYGWSFYFGALSFIIAEMVGVLAVHMFIDRHKQIRAGTRSTDYLQSSAITRIPSYRYRYRRRSRSSSRSTEPSHSRDPSPVGLKGFNTLPSTEISMYTLTRDPLKTTTSTATYNSERDHNFLQVHNCIQKDIKDSLHSNTVNRRTTPV